GGCCAACTGGGCGATGTGATGAAGGAGTCGATCCAGGCGGCGATGACCGTGGTGCGCAGCCGCTCGGAGATGCTCGGCCTGCTGCCCGATTTCTATCAGGAGCAGGACATACATATCCATGTACCCGAGGGGGCCACGCCCAAGGATGGCCCCAGTGCCGGTATCACCATGTGTACAGCCCTGGTTTCGGCCTTTACCAACATCCCGGTACGCGCCGATGTGGCCATGACCGGTGAGATCACCCTGCGCGGCGAGGTGCTGCCCATCGGCGGGCTCAAGGAAAAACTGCTGGCGGCGGCCAGGGGCGGGATCCAGACCGTGGTGATCCCCCATGAAAACGAAAAGGACCTGGTGGAGATCCCGAAAAACGTCAAGCAGAACCTGGAGATCATCCCGGTGCGCTGGATCGACGAGGTGCTCAATATCGCCCTGACCCGATCGCCCCAGCCCCTGACCCAGGAGCAATTGGCCGAGGCCGAGCGGACCCTGGCGCAAAGGGGCCAGCCCACCCCCAGCGATGGGGATAGTGAAGAGATCGACTCCCTGCGCCATTGATCCCGCTGCGCGTCGGCAGGTCGTCTGTTGGCATGACCCCTGTTGTGCAGGCGCTCGGTACAAGGCCTGTTCAGGCCATAAAGCCGCATTTTCTATTGTCCAGCGGGCCTGAAGTTGTGATAATCTTCGCCTCCAGTCGGACGGCTCGGGGACAAACCCTGGGGGCGCGTTCCCAGGCCCGAGCACAGGGCATGACTGACTGCACAGTTTTTATTCAGGAATCAAAACGAGGGCCTGCGGCACTCACCAATGAACCGTTATGGGGGAAGTTAATGAACAAATCTGAACTGATCGATGCAATGGCCGAAAGCGCGGACATTTCCAAGGCGGCTGCGGGGCGCGCCCTGGATGGTCTTGTCGAGGCCGTTACTCAGGCCATGAAGCAGGGCGACACCGTCTCCCTGATCGGCTTTGGCTCTTTCATGGTGCGCAGGCGGGAGGCCCGTACCGGCCGCAATCCCCAGACCGGCGAACAGATCCAGATCAAGGCCTCGAACACGCCTTCATTTAAAGCTGGCAAAGCGCTGAAGGATGCAGTAAACTGATCTCTTCACTGCTTGGGGTGCTTAGCTCAGCTGGGAGAGCATCGCCCTTACAAGGCGAGGGTCGCAGGTTCGATCCCTGCAGCACCCACCAAGCAACAAGCCACTAGGCTGAAAGAATTCGGAGTGGTAGTTCAGATGGTTAGAATACCGGCCTGTCACGCCGGGGGTCGCGGGTTCGAGCCCCGTCCACTCCGCCATCTTGAAATCGGGGCTTCTCTAAGTAGCCCCGATTTTTTTTGTCCAAAATTCCACTTCTGATCGCGCAAGCCTGGGTCTGGCCCGGCCGGATCGGGATAGAGGTAGATAGATGCTGCAAGCCATTCGTGAAAAGGCCCAGGGCTGGATAGCCTGGGTAATCGTCATTCTTATCAGCGTCCCCTTCGCCCTCTGGGGCGTGCAGGAGTACCTGGGGATCGGGGGCGAGCCCAAGGTGGTCAAGGTCAACAACCGCGAGATCACCGAGCGCGAACTGGACAACGCCTTCCATCGTTTCCGTACGCGCCTGCGTGATCAGCTGGGGGAAAACTACCGCGCCGGCCTGATCGACGACC
This is a stretch of genomic DNA from gamma proteobacterium SS-5. It encodes these proteins:
- a CDS encoding HU family DNA-binding protein; the protein is MNKSELIDAMAESADISKAAAGRALDGLVEAVTQAMKQGDTVSLIGFGSFMVRRREARTGRNPQTGEQIQIKASNTPSFKAGKALKDAVN